One segment of Anopheles stephensi strain Indian chromosome 3, UCI_ANSTEP_V1.0, whole genome shotgun sequence DNA contains the following:
- the LOC118512514 gene encoding CLIP domain-containing serine protease B15-like has product MGKLWSVVLGVALFAAQGQGCGERKVDYAKLILGGEDAISGQWPWHAAIFHRIERTFLYQCGGAIINQNTILTAAHCVQLNNGVITVDRLSVQVGRTYLYAAESHTQEHQADRIIVHEEYSAALVRHDIALIKLATDIKFTDYVQPVCLWERSKVDIGVLVGRVGSVVGFGITEVGEVADRLRVAYMPIVDFQTCLESNRNLFGRVLTRNVYCAGFRNGTTVCGGDSGGGMYFEIENRWYIRGIVSFSGQNCQSADFAGFSDVATYLDWINRYTSGTPNSPYSATVIDKQQLLSLDICGVNNYPGTAEDGKPVFQGYPWLGVIEYQQISTGQRRLLCQGTLITRRYVLTAAQCVSLPANSYRLAGVRLGEFDTGYDPDCGIVEGRRECQPPVQTVPVEQIIVHSGFNNPAFANDLALLRLRQQANVDQDNIKPICLPFSTALKSHKPSYYIRTGWLARSSSTVLYRSFPSSIESVGCQDAYNDQDVPLEKTYGQICIRRDNPSTGVCTFNMAATPLQSVQVVGPSERYVLYGLLSFGPKQCLETYPDVYTAVAPYVDWIVSNLKP; this is encoded by the exons ATGGGTAAGTTGTGGAGCGTTGTTTTAGGTGTGGCACTGTTCGCCGCGCAAGGTCAAGGGTGCGGCGAGCGTAAGGTGGACTATGCGAAGCTGATTCTGGGCGGTGAGGATGCAATCTCGGGTCAGTGGCCATGGCATGCGGCCATCTTCCATCGGATCGAGCGTACGTTCCTGTATCAGTGTGGTGGTGCCATCATCAACCAGAACACGATACTAACGG CTGCTCATTGCGTGCAACTTAACAACGGTGTCATCACGGTGGATCGTTTGTCGGTGCAGGTAGGCCGCACGTATCTGTACGCAGCCGAAAGTCACACACAGGAACATCAGGCCGACCGGATCATCGTGCACGAAGAGTACAGTGCGGCTCTGGTCCGGCACGATATAGCACTGATCAAGCTCGCGACAGACATCAAGTTCACGGACTACGTGCAGCCGGTGTGTCTGTGGGAACGTTCCAAGGTGGATATCGGTGTGTTGGTAGGACGCGTCGGGTCTGTGGTTGGGTTCGGAATAACTGAAGTTGGCGAAGTAGCCGATCGGTTGCGTGTGGCGTACATGCCCATCGTGGACTTCCAAACGTGTCTGGAAAGTAATCGCAATCTGTTTGGCCGCGTCCTGACGCGGAATGTGTACTGTGCCGGATTTCGCAATG GAACAACGGTGTGTGGCGGTGACAGTGGAGGCGGCATGTACTTCGAGATCGAGAACCGGTGGTACATTCGGGGCATTGTTTCGTTCAGTGGACAGAACTGTCAGTCGGCAGACTTTGCTGGGTTTAGCGATGTGGCGACGTACCTCGACTGGATCAACCGGTACACGAGCGGCACACCGAACAGTCCGTATTCGGCAACCGTCATCGATAAACAACAGCTGCTGTCGTTGGACATCTGCGGTGTGAATAATTACCCCGGGACGGCCGAAGATGGGAAACCAGTTTTTCAAGGTTACCCGTGGTTGGGTGTGATTGAGTATCAGCAGATCAGCACCGGGCAGCGGCGTTTGCTGTGCCAGGGAACGCTAATTACCCGCCGATATGTTTTGACGGCGGCACAGTGTGTTTCGCTGCCCGCGAACTCTTATCGGCT CGCTGGTGTACGGCTGGGTGAATTTGATACGGGTTACGATCCCGATTGTGGCATCGTTGAGGGTCGCCGAGAGTGTCAACCtccggtgcaaacagttccaGTGGAGCAGATAATCGTCCACAGTGGTTTCAACAATCCAGCGTTCGCCAACGATCTTGCACTGTTACGCCTCCGGCAGCAGGCCAACGTTGACCAAG ACAACATCAAACCGATCTGTCTACCCTTCTCGACCGCACTCAAGTCGCATAAGCCTTCGTACTACATCCGCACCGGATGGCTAGCGAGAAGCTCCAGCACCGTCCTGTACCGTAGCTTTCCCAGCTCGATCGAATCGGTTGGCTGTCAGGATGCGTACAACGATCAGGATGTACCGCTGGAAAAAACCTACGGCCAGATATGTATCCGTCGAGACAATCCGTCCACCGGTGTCTGTACGTTCAATATGGCCGCCACACCGCTACAATCGGTGCAGGTGGTTGGCCCAAGCGAACGGTACGTCCTGTACGGATTGCTCTCGTTCGGTCCAAAGCAATGTCTGGAAACGTACCCGGACGTGTACACGGCTGTTGCACCGTACGTTGATTGGATCGTCTCAAACCTGAAGCCCTAA
- the LOC118512513 gene encoding medium-chain acyl-CoA ligase ACSF2, mitochondrial: MALRLLGLHQHQRACWNRILQTIRTQSTVAPSTHEKQQSYIHHIGSKPLVYRNVGQHLRLAAEQFPNNEAIVACHEAGARLTYAAVLDKVDRLAASFLQLGLRQGDRVGIWAPNGMLFYLTNLAAARAGMISVGINPAYQVPELEYALKKVGVRALVAAEGYRQQNYYGMVSHIAPELASSKPGELKSKLLPNLSAVIIDSQKSLPGAIKFSELFDLPSEQSISKVENLQSKIMPDSGVNLQFTSGTTGQPKAALMSHFGFVNNGLHIGNRNELDQKMHRLCVQVPLFHAFGMVIAIMAAISYGSTLVLPTAGFKAADSLAAIVRERCSIVLGTPTMYVDLVRRIVESGAKLETPEIAVTGGATCSPKLFADIKHTLGVRKVKTVFGMTETTAVIFQALFDETPEDVQQTVGHITDHYEAKVIDQEGHIVPFGTAGELCVRGYGTMLGYWDDEKKTKETIGADRWLRTGDQFVLREDGYGKIVGRLKEVVIRGGENIYPKEVEDFLNTYPKILEAHCIGVPDERTGEELCAFVRLKDASDTIDREEVKRYCEGKLAYYKVPKYVRILNDLPKTTSGKVQKFKLAELFAAER; this comes from the exons ATGGCGTTACGATTGCTGGGGCTTCACCAACACCAGCGTGCGTGCTGGAACCG GATTCTGCAAACGATTCGCACCCAATCAACGGTTGCTCCGAGCACGCACGAGAAGCAGCAAAGCTACATTCACCACATAGGCAGTAAACCTCTGGTCTATCGGAACGTGGGCCAACATCTTCGACTGGCGGCGGAACAGTTCCCAAACAATGAGGCCATCGTAGCGTGTCACGAAGCGGGCGCAAGGCTCACCTATGCCGCCGTCCTAGACAAG GTAGATCGTCTGGCGGCTTCCTTCCTACAGCTCGGTCTGCGGCAGGGTGATCGCGTCGGAATCTGGGCGCCGAACGGGATGCTCTTCTATCTTACCAACCTGGCGGCGGCGCGTGCCGGTATGATTTCG GTTGGAATTAATCCGGCCTATCAAGTACCGGAGCTAGAGTATGCACTTAAGAAAGTCGGCGTAAGGGCTCTCGTGGCTGCGGAAGGATATCGTCAACAGAACTACTACGGCATGGTGTCCCATATCGCACCGGAACTTGCCTCGTCCAAGCCGGGTGAGCTAAAGAGTAAATTGCTCCCAAATCTGTCCGCCGTAATAATTGACAGTCAGAAGAGTTTGCC AGGAGCAATTAAGTTCAGCGAGCTATTCGATCTGCCATCGGAACAAAGCATCAGCAAGGTGGAGAACCTTCAATCAAAGATTATGCCCGACAGTGGCGTCAACCTTCAGTTCACCTCCGGAACAACGGGACAACCCAAAGCGGCTCTGATGTCACACTTTGGCTTCGTCAACAACGGACTACACATTGGCAACCGGAACGAGCTAGACCAGAAGATGCATCGACTGTGTGTACAGGTGCCACTGTTCCACGCGTTCGGTATGGTGATCGCCATCATGGCGGCCATTTCTTACGGCTCCACGCTCGTTCTGCCAACCGCAGGCTTTAAGGCGGCCGATTCCTTAGCTGCCATTGTACGCGAAAGATGCTCGATCGTGCTTGGAACTCCAACCATGTACGTGGATCTGGTGAGACGTATCGTTGAAAGTGGTGCTAAGCTAGAAACGCCCGAGATCGCCGTCACCGGTGGAGCTACCTGCTCACCGAAGCTGTTTGCCGACATCAAACACACGCTCGGCGTGCGGAAGGTGAAAACCGTGTTCGGAATGACCGAAACAACGGCCGTCATCTTCCAGGCCCTGTTCGACGAGACGCCGGAGGATGTGCAGCAAACTGTTGGCCACATTACCGATCACTACGAGGCGAAAGTGATCGATCAGGAGGGGCATATCGTACCGTTCGGGACGGCCGGCGAACTGTGCGTTCGGGGATACGGTACCATGCTCGGCTATTGGGACGATGAGAAAAAGACGAAGGAAACGATCGGTGCTGATCGGTGGCTGCGGACAGGTGATCAGTTCGTACTGCGCGAGGATGGCTACGGGAAGATTGTGGGTCGCCTGAAGGAAGTCGTTATCCGTGGTGGAGAGAACATTTACCCGAAGGAGGTGGAAGACTTCCTGAACACCTATCCAAAGATTCTGGAAGCGCACTGTATCGGTGTGCCGGACGAGCGTACGGGTGAGGAGTTGTGTGCTTTCGTACGGCTAAAGGACGCTTCCGATACGATCGATCGAGAGGAGGTAAAGCGTTACTGTGAGGGAAAGCTGGCGTACTACAAGGTGCCGAAGTATGTGAGGATCCTGAACGATCTGCCCAAGACAACGTCTGGAAAGGTGCAGAAGTTTAAGCTAGCCGAACTGTTTGCAGCGGAACGGTAA